Proteins from one Niallia circulans genomic window:
- a CDS encoding Cof-type HAD-IIB family hydrolase produces the protein MDVDGTLTNNDKVIPAKTKEILVKAQKAGAILVLASGRPTSGLLDFAKELEMEKHHGLLVSFNGSKVVDCETNEVLFNETMTVEQGQAVLEHMKKFKVIPMIDKDNYMYVNDVFNNEIDYNGNSMNIVKYESRGGKFNLCEVADLAAFADYPLNKILTAGSPDYLQQHYKDMMEPFKDTLNCVFTAPFYFEFTAQGIDKAKALDTVLIPRGYKKEEMIAFGDGHNDATMVDYAGIGVAMANAVDDLKAVADEVTRSNEEDGIAYTLSKYFN, from the coding sequence ATGGATGTAGATGGGACATTAACTAATAATGACAAGGTAATACCTGCAAAAACAAAAGAAATCTTAGTGAAAGCGCAAAAAGCTGGGGCAATCTTGGTTCTAGCCTCAGGCAGGCCCACTTCAGGATTATTGGATTTTGCCAAAGAACTAGAAATGGAAAAGCATCATGGCCTTTTAGTTTCTTTTAATGGCTCTAAAGTGGTGGATTGTGAAACAAATGAAGTATTGTTTAATGAAACGATGACAGTGGAACAAGGTCAAGCAGTGCTTGAACATATGAAGAAATTTAAAGTTATTCCGATGATTGATAAAGATAACTATATGTATGTCAATGACGTGTTTAACAATGAAATAGATTATAATGGGAATTCTATGAATATCGTAAAATATGAGTCTCGCGGTGGTAAATTCAACTTATGTGAAGTAGCAGATTTGGCTGCTTTTGCTGACTATCCACTTAATAAAATCCTAACTGCCGGTTCTCCTGATTATCTTCAGCAGCATTATAAAGACATGATGGAGCCTTTTAAAGATACGTTAAATTGTGTGTTTACGGCCCCATTTTACTTTGAATTTACCGCTCAAGGAATCGATAAAGCAAAGGCGTTAGATACCGTTCTTATTCCAAGAGGCTACAAAAAGGAAGAAATGATTGCTTTTGGGGATGGGCATAATGACGCTACTATGGTCGATTATGCTGGTATCGGTGTAGCTATGGCTAATGCGGTAGACGACTTAAAAGCTGTCGCGGATGAAGTGACTCGCTCCAATGAAGAAGACGGAATTGCTTATACATTAAGTAAATATTTTAACTAA